AATCACCTTAATGAAATCTCATACCTCGGTTCGCAGATTTAAAGAAGAAGCGATCCCTCAAGAAGATTTAAATACCATTTTATCTGCAGGGCAAATGGCTTCTTCTTGGAAAAATTTCCAATCTTATTCTGTGATTCTAGTCAGAAGTCAAGAAAAGAAAGATGCTCTTTTTGAGCTAGTTCCTCAGGAAGCGATTCGTCAGTCTGCCGCCTTCCTCCTCTTTGTAGGAGATTTAAACCGTGCAGAAAAAGGGGCTCGTCTCCATACCGATACTTTCCAACCTCAAGGGGTGGAAGGACTCCTAATCACTTCAGTAGATGCAGCCTTGGCTGGACAGAATACCTTGCTTGCGGCAGAAAGCCTTGGCTATGGTGGAGTAATCATCGGTTTGGTGCGTTACAAATCTGTTGAATTGGCAGAATTGTTCAAGCTTCCTGACTATACCTACCCAGTTTTTGGGATTGCACTTGGTGTGCCGAACCAAAAACATGATGTAAAACCAAGATTGCCACTAGAGAATGTTGTTTTTGAGGAAGAATACCAAGAACAAACAGCTGAGGCTATTGAAGCCTATGACCGTGTGCAGACCGAATATGCAGGAGCTCGTGCGACTACGACTTGGAGTCAACGTCTTGCAGAGCAATTCGGTCAGCCTGAACCAAGCTCGACTAGAGAAAATCTTGAACAAAAGAACTTATTATAGAAAGTGAGAAAACATGGCCTTACCAACTGTTGCCATCGTAGGACGTCCCAATGTTGGGAAATCAACCCTGTTTAACCGTATTGCAGGGGAACGCATCTCAATCGTAGAAGATGTTGAAGGTGTAACACGGGACCGCATCTATGCTACTGGTGAGTGGCTCAATCGTTCTTTCAGTATGATTGATACTGGAGGGATTGATGATGTTGATGCTCCGTTTATGGAACAAATCAAGCACCAGGCAGAGATTGCCATGGAAGAAGCTGATGTCATCGTTTTTGTAGTTTCTGGAAAAGAAGGCATCACAGATGCTGACGAATACGTAGCCCGTAAACTCTATAAAACTCATAAACCTGTTATCCTAGCTGTCAACAAGGTTGACAATCCGGAAATGCGAAATGATATCTATGATTTCTATGCTCTTGGCTTGGGTGAACCATTGCCAATTTCATCTGTGCACGGGATTGGTACAGGGGATGTATTAGATGCCATCGTCGAAAATCTTCCACATGAAGTCGAAGATGAAAATCCAGATGTCATTAAATTCAGCTTGATTGGTCGACCGAATGTCGGAAAATCTAGCTTGATTAATGCCATTTTGGGAGAAGATCGCGTAATTGCCAGTCCTGTAGCTGGTACAACTCGTGATGCCATTGATACACATTTTACAGATGCGGATGGCCAAGAGTTTACCATGATTGATACGGCTGGTATGCGTAAGTCTGGTAAAGTCTATGAAAACACAGAGAAATACTCAGTCATGCGTGCCATGCGTGCTATTGACCGTTCAGATGTAGTCTTGATGGTCCTCAATGCTGAAGAAGGCATCCGTGAGTACGACAAGCGTATCGCAGGATTTGCCCACGAAGCTGGTAAAGGGATGATCATTGTAGTTAACAAGTGGGATACTCTTGAAAAAGATAACCACACCATGAAAAACTGGGAAGAGGATATTCGTGAACAGTTCCAATATCTACCTTACGCACCGATTATCTTTGTTTCGGCTTTGACCAAGCAACGTCTCCACAAACTTCCAGAGATGATTAAACAAATCAGCGAGAGTCAAAATACCCGTATCCCATCAGCAGTCTTGAATGATGTCATTATGGATGCTATCGCCATCAACCCAACACCGACAGACAAAGGGAAACGTCTCAAGATTTTCTATGCGACTCAAGTGGCAACTAAACCACCGACCTTTGTGATTTTTGTCAACGAAGAAGAGCTCATGCACTTCTCTTACTTGCGTTTCTTGGAAAATCAAATCCGCAAGGCCTTTGTCTTTGAAGGTACACCGATTCATCTGATCGCAAGAAAACGAAAATAAAAGAATAAAAAAAGAAGGTTAGGTTGACTCACTAAGGGATTTTTAACCCTTTAAAATTTCGGCATAACTTACAGCATTGTAGGTTATGCCGTTTTTGTTTATTCTGTGGGAATATCAACTGCACCAATGAAATTCCAATGGATGCAGATTGTCTGTCTCTTGGTTCTTGTTCCCGGCACCTTTTCAGGCTTGTAAACATCAATTCTCTCAATAAAGCTTCGAATAATCTCACCCGTGATTTCAGTAATATCAGTATACTTTCGTACCACTTTGAGAAATGAATCTACATTCAAGGATTGCTCTTTTGCCTGGTCTATGAAAGACTTTAGCTCATTTGTACGCTTAAGTAATTCTTTCTGCTCTGCCTCATAGTTTTCAGTCATCTTCATAGATCGTTCATCAGAAATCTTGCCATCAATGTCATCCTCATAAAGTCTTTGGATAATTGTATCAAGCTTTGTAATTATTGTAGTTGCCTGTTCCGGTTCCTTGTGGCTGCTACGAAGCTGTTGGTTCAGTTCCTTTTTGCTTTGCTTGGTTACAAGCTCTACGAATTTATCTTCTTGTTCACGGGCATAAGCAGTAATCTTTCTTATTTCTCTCAGCAGAATTTCTTCAACCTGAACATTATGAATCTGATGAGAAGAACAACCACTTTTGGTTTTTCTGCATGTAGCACATACGAAATGTTCCTGCTCGTGTGTCCAGCCTCTTACCTTGACTTGATATATTTTAGCACCATAGTCGGCACAGAATAGCATTCCACTTAATACAGGTATTTCACCTATAGGTGTAAGTCTTCGCCTACCATCTCGGATTCGCTGAACAATATCAAAAGTTTCTTGATCTATAATCGGTTCATGAATATTCTTGAAGATAACCCATTCAGATGAGTCGTTGTTAATTGTCTTCTTGCAATTGAAGGACTTTTTCTGTCCTTCTATCTGTTAACCTTGGGAGAAGATGAAAAAGGATATTTTTTGAAGAAAGATAAAAATATCCTGCAACTATACGAGTTAGTCACAGGAAGTAGAAAAATTCATAATTACATGATATAATAACGCTATATTATCGAAATATTTGAGTTAAGGAGATGCAGCATGGGATTTCCAGAAGAAATTAAAAGAATCAGACAACGATGTTTTCTGACACAGCAAGATTTTGCCAAAGAAGTACAGGTGGCATTCTCTACTGTGAATAGATGGGAAGGCGGTAAAGCAAAGCCTAACCTAAATGCAATGAAAAATATAAAAGAGTTCTGCCTTAAAAACGATGTTGATTATTCGGGTGTTGAAGAGGCATGGCTTGATTTTGAAGTAAGGAGTCAATCAAAATGATTAAGGACATTATTACAGCGAATGAATTAGCTGCACCAAATCAGAAAGAAATAAATATTTTGAAAGAAAATTTTCCATCATGCTTTCGTGCCGATGGTACTTTTGACATGGTAAGATTTTCCGAATTCTTAAAGGATAAGATTGATATTTCCCGTGAGGGATACGAATTAAAGTTTTTAGGTAAAAACTATGCAAAAATGCTGGCATCACTTGATACTGAAACAGTAATTGTTCCAGACGAAGCACACAACAGTCTTCCTGAAAATAAAAACAGTGAAAATGTATATATCAGTGGTGATAACCTTGATGGACTAAAACATCTACTTAAATCATATGCTGGACAAGTAAAGTGCATTTATATTGACCCTCCGTATAACACCGGCTCTGATGGCTTTGTGTATAATGATAAGTTTAACTTTACTGTTGAAGAACTTGTTGAGAAACTTAGCATTGATGAGGAACAGGCACAGCGTATTCTCGATTTAACGAATAGAGGTAGTGCGTCCCATTCTGCTTGGCTGATGTTCATGTATTCAAGGCTTCAATTAGCAAGAGATTTGTTAAGTGCGCAAGGAGCAATTTTTATTTCTATTGATGATAATGAAAAAGATAACTTGAAATTGCTATGTGATGATATTTTCGGTGAAAATAATTTTATTGCCAGTATTATTGTTCAGGCTAACAAAAGAGGTCAGACATATAAGCAGCTCTCAAAAACACATGAATATTTATTGGTATATGTAAGAAGTGAAGATGTTGTGTTAAACGAATTATCAAAAGTCGCTGGTGCTTTTGACAAACAAGATTCTATAGGTGAATTTGAAGAACGTGAACTAAGAAACAGAAATCCAAAGTTTGGTAGATTTAATCGTCCAAATTTATTCTATCCTATTTATGCTAACCCTAATATGGTCGATGATTGTGGATACTATCCTATATCACTGGAAAGAAGTTCAGATTTTTCTGTTGAGATTCTCCCATTGAACAGCGAAGGTGAAGAAAGCTGTTGGCGTTGGGGAACTAAGAAATTTGAAGACAACAATAATCCCAATTCTATGGAAAGTGATATTGTTGCAAAATTAAAAACTACAGGAGAATATGGGGTTTACGAGAAATATCGTAAAGGCACATACAAGGCAAAAACAATATGGTATGAAGATAATATCATTGGTGATTTAGTCGAAGAAGATGATGACATTTGGGAAGAAACAGGAGTAATTACAGAACAAGGATCAAAAGAATTAGGTCTATATGATATGGCGGAAGCCTTTGATTTCCCAAAACCTACTTATCTTATAAAAAAGGTGATGCAGATAGGTGGAAATCAAGATTCATTATTTGTTGACTTCTTTTCTGGCTCGGCAACTTCAACAGAGGCAATTATGTCCTTGAATTCTGAGGATAATGGCAAAAGAAAAATTATTGCAGTACAACTCCCAGAAAATCTTGATACTAAATATGAAAATGCTGGAAAAACTGAAAAGCCAAAGGTAAGAAAAGTGTTGGATTTTTTAGACTCAGCCAACAGACCACATACACTGGATTATGTTGGATTTGAACGTATTCTTAGAGCCGCAGCTAAAATTAAAGAACAAAATTCAGATAGCACAACAGACCTTGGATTTAAACATTACACCTTGGCAGAGGTTAGTCAAAACACTCTTGATAAAATTGAGAAGTTTGATAACAGTGGATTTATTACTGATACAACTGTATATGATGAGTTCGGTACTGCGACAGTGCTTACTACATGGTTAGTACATGATAATTATGGATTTGTGAATAAATGTGAGATGTTAGACCTTGCTGGGTACACAGCATATTGGTGTGAAAACCACTTATATTTTATTAATCCAGAACTTTCCGAAGAAGCAATCAAAGCCCTTGTAGAGAAGTACAATACAGAAGGCGCATTTAACCCTCAGAATATAGTTCTCTTCGGTTACAGCTTCAATTATGTAGAAATGGAAAACTTAAAGACGAATGTAAAGATTCTCCGTGACTCTGAAAAGAATCTTAAAATAAATTTGGATGTCAGATATTAAGGAGGTGTTGGTTTTGGAACTTATATTAGAACGAGAATTGGACCATCAACAAAAGGCTGTTGATGCCGTAATTTCTGCCCTTCATGGAATCACGATGATAAAACCGCACCTTGCCTACGAAAATCCAACATTTGATAGAAAAGAACGTCGTCTGGGTGACAATTTGATTGAAGTTCAAAAAAATATTCGTGCTGACTATCGAGGATGCATAGATGATGGAAATTACCTGAACCTTGATATTAAGATGGAAACAGGTACAGGAAAAACCTATGTATATACACAAACAATTTATGAGATGCATAAAAAGTTTGGTTTTAATAAGTTTATTATTGCCGTACCTTCTCTTCCAATTAAGGCGGGTACATCACAGTTTATTGATGATACCTATGTAAAACATCACTTTTCTGATGCGTGTGGCTATAACTGTGACATCGAATTAGGCGTATTGGAAAGTCCAAAGAAAAAGAAAAAAGGCTTTTTAGTTATGCCTCCTGCTGTACGTGATTTTGTAACGGGTTCATGTCAGAACTCAAACAAGATTTATGTATTACTTGTTAATATGCAGTTACTGACAAATGGTAACATGCTTACTCGATCAGACTACGATTATTTAGTTGAGGGATTTTATAGACCTTTTGATGCATTAAAAGCAACAAAGCCTGTTGTAATTATTGATGAACCACATAGATTTTCTCGTGACCAGAAAGCATATAAAGCAATTGTTGAAGAATTATGTCCACAGATTATTATTCGTTATGGAGCAACCTTCCCGGATACAACTGTTGGCAAAGGAAGAAATAAGGTAACTTTTAAGGACTTTAATAACCTTGTATATGAACTTAATGCTTGTGATTCCTTCAATCTAAATTTGATTAAAGGCATTGCGAAGGAACATTTTGAACCCTTATCAAGAAAGGAAGAAAAGGTTAAACTATTATCCGTAGTATCAAAAACTTCTGCTACTTTCCAATTCAAAAAACGTGGCGAGGAAACAAAGACTTATACACTTACACCCGGGGATTCGCTTTCTATAATTGATTCATCTTTTGAGGGACTTACAATCAGTGCTATTGGTAAAAACTTCATTGAGTTGGTAAATGGACAAGTTAAATATCAAGGTGAAGAATTCAACACCGATATTTATTCTTCATCTTATCAAGAACAAATGCTGAAGTTGGCAATTCAGAGACATTTTGAAACTGAACGTCAGAATTTCTCTGGAAGACAATTCAAAATTAAAACTCTGGCACTGTTTTTCATTGATGATATTACTTCTTACCGTGATTCAGAAGACGGCAAAGAGGCTTATCTGAAAATGATGTTTGAAAGATTGTTACTTGAGAAAATCGAAGAATTATTACTAACACTTCCGGATAACGAACAGGAATACAAAGACTACCTTGAAGCAAGCAAAGCCGATATTCCTGCTTGTCATGCCGGTTATTTTGCACAGGATAATAGTGACTCAGATGAAGCTATTGCAAATGAAGTTGCTGATATCCTTCATAATAAGAAAGGTCTCATTTCGCTTCGTAAAGAGGATGGTTCATTCAACACAAGAAGATTTCTGTTCTCTAAATGGACTTTGAAAGAAGGATGGGACAATCCTAATGTATTCACAATTGCAAAATTACGTTCCAGCGGAAGTGATAACAGCAAATTGCAAGAGGTAGGTCGTGGACTTCGTCTTCCTGTCGATGAAAATGGTAACCGTATCTCTAACGAGGAATTTAAGCTTAATTATATTGTTGACTTTACTGAAGCTGATTTTGCTGAAAGACTTGTTGATGAAATTAATGGTGAATTACCAGAAACTCTTACTCTTTCTCAAGATGCATTGGATAAAGTTGCTAAAGAGCGAGGTGTTGACCCGGATGACTTGTTCATAGAATTGATGAGTAAAAAATACATAAATCGTAACTCTGAGATTCAAACCGAAAACAGAGATGCTTTTTATGCGGATTATCCAGAATTTGCTACAGGTGTAGGCAGCAATAAGGTTACTGATGTTAACAAGAATAAGAAAGAAGTAATTCATGTAAGAAAAGCTGTATACTCTGAATTAAAAGAGCTATGGGAACGCATCAACCACAAATATTACTTATTCTATGATGTGGATTTGGTAGATGAAATCCCGCAGGCATTGTATGATATTTTGAGAAGAATTGGAATTTTCGGTAATGTAACCTTGTATAGTCATCGAGATCAAGTGGAAACAGAAGGAAATGCGATGGTTACTAGGGAGGGTACAGGTGTATCTTATTCGATAAAACGCTCTATTCCTTATAATGAGTTTTTGAAAAGAATTAGCCAACAGACAAGCCTTCCTATTACCGAAATTCACAAAGCTATGTGTGAACTTTCCAAGGAGAAGGACATTCCTGAAGAATACATAAACGAATATTCTGTAGCAAATATTGTATCTGCTTTTACA
The window above is part of the Streptococcus sp. Marseille-Q6470 genome. Proteins encoded here:
- a CDS encoding NADPH-dependent oxidoreductase, encoding MSETITLMKSHTSVRRFKEEAIPQEDLNTILSAGQMASSWKNFQSYSVILVRSQEKKDALFELVPQEAIRQSAAFLLFVGDLNRAEKGARLHTDTFQPQGVEGLLITSVDAALAGQNTLLAAESLGYGGVIIGLVRYKSVELAELFKLPDYTYPVFGIALGVPNQKHDVKPRLPLENVVFEEEYQEQTAEAIEAYDRVQTEYAGARATTTWSQRLAEQFGQPEPSSTRENLEQKNLL
- the der gene encoding ribosome biogenesis GTPase Der, which produces MALPTVAIVGRPNVGKSTLFNRIAGERISIVEDVEGVTRDRIYATGEWLNRSFSMIDTGGIDDVDAPFMEQIKHQAEIAMEEADVIVFVVSGKEGITDADEYVARKLYKTHKPVILAVNKVDNPEMRNDIYDFYALGLGEPLPISSVHGIGTGDVLDAIVENLPHEVEDENPDVIKFSLIGRPNVGKSSLINAILGEDRVIASPVAGTTRDAIDTHFTDADGQEFTMIDTAGMRKSGKVYENTEKYSVMRAMRAIDRSDVVLMVLNAEEGIREYDKRIAGFAHEAGKGMIIVVNKWDTLEKDNHTMKNWEEDIREQFQYLPYAPIIFVSALTKQRLHKLPEMIKQISESQNTRIPSAVLNDVIMDAIAINPTPTDKGKRLKIFYATQVATKPPTFVIFVNEEELMHFSYLRFLENQIRKAFVFEGTPIHLIARKRK
- a CDS encoding DUF4368 domain-containing protein; amino-acid sequence: MLFCADYGAKIYQVKVRGWTHEQEHFVCATCRKTKSGCSSHQIHNVQVEEILLREIRKITAYAREQEDKFVELVTKQSKKELNQQLRSSHKEPEQATTIITKLDTIIQRLYEDDIDGKISDERSMKMTENYEAEQKELLKRTNELKSFIDQAKEQSLNVDSFLKVVRKYTDITEITGEIIRSFIERIDVYKPEKVPGTRTKRQTICIHWNFIGAVDIPTE
- a CDS encoding helix-turn-helix transcriptional regulator yields the protein MGFPEEIKRIRQRCFLTQQDFAKEVQVAFSTVNRWEGGKAKPNLNAMKNIKEFCLKNDVDYSGVEEAWLDFEVRSQSK
- a CDS encoding site-specific DNA-methyltransferase, whose translation is MIKDIITANELAAPNQKEINILKENFPSCFRADGTFDMVRFSEFLKDKIDISREGYELKFLGKNYAKMLASLDTETVIVPDEAHNSLPENKNSENVYISGDNLDGLKHLLKSYAGQVKCIYIDPPYNTGSDGFVYNDKFNFTVEELVEKLSIDEEQAQRILDLTNRGSASHSAWLMFMYSRLQLARDLLSAQGAIFISIDDNEKDNLKLLCDDIFGENNFIASIIVQANKRGQTYKQLSKTHEYLLVYVRSEDVVLNELSKVAGAFDKQDSIGEFEERELRNRNPKFGRFNRPNLFYPIYANPNMVDDCGYYPISLERSSDFSVEILPLNSEGEESCWRWGTKKFEDNNNPNSMESDIVAKLKTTGEYGVYEKYRKGTYKAKTIWYEDNIIGDLVEEDDDIWEETGVITEQGSKELGLYDMAEAFDFPKPTYLIKKVMQIGGNQDSLFVDFFSGSATSTEAIMSLNSEDNGKRKIIAVQLPENLDTKYENAGKTEKPKVRKVLDFLDSANRPHTLDYVGFERILRAAAKIKEQNSDSTTDLGFKHYTLAEVSQNTLDKIEKFDNSGFITDTTVYDEFGTATVLTTWLVHDNYGFVNKCEMLDLAGYTAYWCENHLYFINPELSEEAIKALVEKYNTEGAFNPQNIVLFGYSFNYVEMENLKTNVKILRDSEKNLKINLDVRY
- a CDS encoding type III restriction-modification system endonuclease, which produces MSDIKEVLVLELILERELDHQQKAVDAVISALHGITMIKPHLAYENPTFDRKERRLGDNLIEVQKNIRADYRGCIDDGNYLNLDIKMETGTGKTYVYTQTIYEMHKKFGFNKFIIAVPSLPIKAGTSQFIDDTYVKHHFSDACGYNCDIELGVLESPKKKKKGFLVMPPAVRDFVTGSCQNSNKIYVLLVNMQLLTNGNMLTRSDYDYLVEGFYRPFDALKATKPVVIIDEPHRFSRDQKAYKAIVEELCPQIIIRYGATFPDTTVGKGRNKVTFKDFNNLVYELNACDSFNLNLIKGIAKEHFEPLSRKEEKVKLLSVVSKTSATFQFKKRGEETKTYTLTPGDSLSIIDSSFEGLTISAIGKNFIELVNGQVKYQGEEFNTDIYSSSYQEQMLKLAIQRHFETERQNFSGRQFKIKTLALFFIDDITSYRDSEDGKEAYLKMMFERLLLEKIEELLLTLPDNEQEYKDYLEASKADIPACHAGYFAQDNSDSDEAIANEVADILHNKKGLISLRKEDGSFNTRRFLFSKWTLKEGWDNPNVFTIAKLRSSGSDNSKLQEVGRGLRLPVDENGNRISNEEFKLNYIVDFTEADFAERLVDEINGELPETLTLSQDALDKVAKERGVDPDDLFIELMSKKYINRNSEIQTENRDAFYADYPEFATGVGSNKVTDVNKNKKEVIHVRKAVYSELKELWERINHKYYLFYDVDLVDEIPQALYDILRRIGIFGNVTLYSHRDQVETEGNAMVTREGTGVSYSIKRSIPYNEFLKRISQQTSLPITEIHKAMCELSKEKDIPEEYINEYSVANIVSAFTDWRIERMQTRFKYKQSAQPVTETALTYKDGTPRDVIKQGNVGTKFAEGTPSDKYLYDKIVFDSPLEKANIMTDIDEVVVYGKIPKSSVAIPTIVGENYSPDFMYVVKHKDGTKELNIIVETKLVENKSTLRGIEDAKIKCAEAFFKQLTIDGYTVSFHTQLSNKKVKQIIEDVIAG